Proteins from a genomic interval of Helicoverpa zea isolate HzStark_Cry1AcR chromosome 13, ilHelZeax1.1, whole genome shotgun sequence:
- the LOC124635692 gene encoding extensin-like: MLRVLCLIICATVSEVIHDENRGASNFTDNLRKFADNNRNIPDSLRVNSKCDLWAVKYERCARCKCIAHYWMCMGRRCPELHDPQNARGAYQVTEEDLLYIKDCNEGDKRQLDECTHCFCHGCTKWACIRYCETREPELPPTIPSKRPSIPPSIPPSIPPSIPPSIPPSIPPPIPPSIPPSCTPSTPPCTDPSTPPCTEQSTPPCTDPSTPPCTPPCTDPSTPPCTPPCTKSPKKPSTKPTPKPCTPPCTKSPKKPSTKPTTKPSRTPCHICKNPMKLPPEYDENGNPVFLRKIFLSDC, translated from the exons GCTACAGTTAGTGAGGTTATCCACGATGAAAACAGAGGGGCATCCAACTTTACTGACAATTTAAGAAAATTCGCAGACAACAACCGAAATATACCAG attctTTGAGAGTAAATTCTAAATGTGACCTGTGGGCTGTAAAATATGAAAGATGTGCACGTTGCAAATGCATAGCTCATTACTGGATGTGCATGGGAAGACGGTGTCCAGAATTGCATGATCCTCAAAATGCTAGGGGAGCTTACCAAGTCACAGAGGAAGACT tattatATATCAAAGATTGCAATGAAGGAGACAAACGTCAGTTGGATGAGTGCACTCATTGCTTCTGTCATGGCTGCACGAAGTGGGCGTGTATAAGATATTGTGAAACCAGGGAACCTGAGTTACCACCTACGATACCGTCTAAACGACCATCTATCCCACCATCTATCCCACCATCTATCCCACCATCAATCCCACCATCTATCCCACCATCTATCCCACCACCTATCCCACCATCTATCCCACCATCTTGTACGCCATCTACGCCACCATGTACAGACCCATCAACTCCACCATGTACAGAACAATCTACGCCACCATGTACAGACCCATCAACTCCACCATGTACTCCACCATGTACAGACCCATCTACTCCACCATGTACTCCTCCATGTACAAAATCACCTAAGAAACCATCTACGAAACCAACTCCTAAACCATGTACTCCACCATGTACAAAATCACCTAAGAAACCATCTACTAAACCAACTACTAAACCATCTAGGACACCATGTCATATATGTAAGAACCCAATGAAGCTACCCCCAGAGTATGATGAAAATGGAAATCCTGTATTTTtacgtaagatttttttatccgACTGCTAA
- the LOC124635691 gene encoding uncharacterized protein LOC124635691, translating to MPRMMRSPPQSSPGNCALLETQSEPDLSPVVVASESSSHDLGNITTRPSNKRFRGDDSWTEPDKFIDLKNMLLSWKSDQDIILNKLVAEVSELKQQGLSIQKTNTEIEKTIQFFNKSYEDMRERVERLEKEHKECEKRINDMINISSGPTITKLEAKIDSMEQQARLCNVEVCNLPEKRNENLFTIIEAIGNAVKFPVSQNDIVAIHRVPHAHQNDNKPKNIIVKFKSLLTRDNLLSAYRKSKCIKTDQIGISGALTSIYLNEHLTLKNKALFREARKLANECGFKYVWVRNATILVRKQDGTSAFAIRSNVDLGKIVNGKKTPTDTDAKEL from the coding sequence ATGCCCCGCATGATGCGCTCGCCTCCGCAAAGCTCACCCGGCAATTGTGCACTATTGGAAACGCAGTCGGAACCTGATCTCTCACCTGTCGTCGTGGCATCGGAATCTAGTTCCCATGATTTAGGCAACATTACTACAAGACCAAGTAACAAACGTTTTCGAGGTGATGACAGCTGGACGGAACCGGACAAGTTtatagatttgaaaaatatgctgCTTTCGTGGAAATCCGACCAAGATATCATCTTGAATAAACTGGTTGCTGAAGTTTCTGAGCTTAAACAACAGGGCCTCAGTATTCAAAAGACCAATACAGAGATTGAGAAAACAATTCagtttttcaataaaagttATGAAGACATGAGGGAACGTGTTGAAAGATTAGAAAAGGAACATAAGGAATGTGAGAAGCGCATAAACGACATGATCAACATCAGCAGTGGTCCGACGATAACCAAACTTGAGGCGAAGATCGACTCGATGGAACAACAGGCGCGGCTATGTAATGTCGAAGTCTGTAACTTGCCTGAGAAGCGGAATGAGAACTTGTTCACAATTATCGAGGCGATAGGCAATGCAGTAAAATTTCCTGTGTCACAAAATGACATTGTCGCTATCCACAGAGTCCCGCATGCACATCAGAATGACAACAAGCccaaaaatattatagtaaaaTTTAAATCACTGTTAACTCGTGACAACTTACTGAGCGCCTACCGAAAAAGTAAATGCATTAAGACCGACCAAATAGGAATATCAGGCGCTTTGACTTCAATTTACTTAAATGAACATCTGACATTGAAAAATAAAGCGTTATTTCGTGAGGCAAGAAAGCTCGCTAATGAATGTGGTTTTAAATATGTTTGGGTACGAAATGCTACGATACTTGTGCGCAAGCAAGATGGAACCTCTGCATTTGCGATACGTTCTAATGTTGATCTGGGTAAAATTGTTAATGGCAAGAAAACCCCTACTGATACTGATGCTAAGGAACTTTAG